Below is a window of Diaminobutyricibacter sp. McL0608 DNA.
GCCCGACCAAGCGGCCGGCCGTGCAGGTCGGCGACCCGTTCGCCGAGAAGGTGCTCATCGAGTGCTGCCTCGAACTGTTCCGCGACAAGCTCGTCGAAGGCATCCAGGATCTCGGCGCTGCCGGCATCTCCTGCGCCACGTCCGAACTCGCTTCCAACGGCGACGGCGGCATGTTCGTCGAACTCGACAAGGTGCTCCTGCGCGACCCGAACCTCACCGCCGAAGAGATCCTCATGTCGGAGAGCCAGGAGCGCATGATGGCGGTCGTGAAGCCCGAGCTTCTCGACGCCTTCCTCGCGGTGACGGCGAAATGGGATGTGGAGACGAGCGTCCTCGGCGAAGTCACCGACACGGGTCGTCTCGTCATCAACTGGCACGGCGAGGAGATCGTCAACGTCGAGCCGCGCACTGTCGCGGTCGACGGCCCGGTCTACGAGCGTCCGGTCGCCTACCCGACGTGGATCGACGCTCTCCAGGCCGACGGTGCCTCACGACTTCCGAGGTCGGCCGACCCGGAGGTGCTGCGCGAACAGTTCCTCGCACTCCTCGGCAGCGCCAACCTCGCCGACAAGGGGTGGATCACCGACCAGTACGACTACTTCGTCGGCGGCAACACCGCCCTCGCCTTCCCCGACGACGCCGGGATGATCCGCGTCGACGAATCGAGCGGACTCGGATTCGCCATCGCGACCGACGCGAACGGCCGCTACTGTCAGCTCGATCCGAAGCAGGGCGCCCGTCTGGCGCTGGCGGAGGCGTACCGCAACGTGTCCGCATCCGGTGCTGTCCCCTCGGCGGTGACCGACTGCCTCAACTTCGGCAGCCCCGAGAACCCCGAAGTGATGTGGCAGTTCTCCCAGACGGTCGAAGGACTGTCGGATGCGTGCCTCGAGCTCGAGATCCCGGTCACGGGCGGCAACGTGTCGTTCTACAACCAGACGGGGTCGACTCCGATCTTCCCGACGCCCGTCGTCGGGGTCCTCGGCGTCATCGACGATGTCGCCCGCCGCATTCCCAGCGGATGGCAGGACGAAGGCGACAACATCTACCTCCTCGGCGTCACGCGCGAAGAGCTCGACGGCTCCGCATGGGCCGGCACGATTCACGGGCACCTCGGCGGCCTGCCGCCCGAGGTCGACCTGTCGCGCGAACGCGAGCTGGGCGAGCTGCTGCGCGCGGGTTCCCTCGAAAGCCTCATCGCATCCGCCCACGACCTCGCCGACGGCGGCCTCGCGCAGGCCCTCGCCGAAAGCGTGCTGCGGTTCGGCGTGGGAGCCCGCGTGTGGATCACCGAGATCATGGAACGCGACGGCGTCGACGCCACCACGGCGCTCTTCAGCGAATCGACCGGGCGCGTCATCGTTTCCGTTCCCCGTGAAGACGACGTCAAGTTCCGCGGACTGTGCGAAGGTCGCGGCTACCCGGTGCTGCGCATCGGCGTCACCGATGCAGAAGTGGGCACCCAGCCAGTGCTGGAGATCCAGGACCACTTCACCGTCGGTCTCGAAGAGCTCTCGAGCACGCACAAGGCGACCCTGCCCGAATACTTCGGCCCGGTCGTCTCCGCCAAGCCCGGCGCCGGCTACCTCGCCAAGACCGACAGCTAGGCAGGCGCGGAGGCAATTACTCCGGCCGATTCACCGACCCGACCTGAGTTGTCGGTGTCGAGGAGTCGGCCGGCGTCGGCGCATCCGTTGCTTTCGTCGCCCCCGACGCCGCCGGCGCCACCGCGATCGGCGCCTCAGCCACCGCACGCCGGGTCAGCACGCGCACCCGCTGTTGCGTCAGCAGGATCCCGAGCAGAACGACAACGGCGCCCACCGGCTCGTTCCAGCTGAGCGACTCCTGAAGCACCAGGATTCCCAGCGCGACACCCACGACCGGCGTCACGTACGTCACGCCAGAGGTCGCGGTCGGGCCCCACGCCCGCAGCACATTCATGTTCCAGATGTAGACGACCCCGGTGCCCAGCGCGCCCAGCGCGAGAAGACTCAGCAGCACCGGCCAGCTGAACGTGACCGGACCCCAGGCGACGAACGGCGTCAACGCCACCATGATCACCGCTGCCACACCGATGTTCATCACCGCCACCGTCGTCGCCGGCATATCGCGGTGGCTGATGAACCGCCGGATGTACCCGAAACTGAAGCCGTAACAGGTCACCGCACCAAGACACGCGAGCTGGCCCCACAGGCTGCCGGTGAGCGCCGCGATCTGCCACGGCCCGACGACGATGACCACTCCGACGATGCCCACGGCCACGCCGAGCGCCTGGTCGCGGTTCAACCGTTCG
It encodes the following:
- the purL gene encoding phosphoribosylformylglycinamidine synthase subunit PurL, with the translated sequence MTDLSTASVVDTVTNALETPEREQPYAALGLKDDEYARIREILGRRPTSGELAMYSVMWSEHCSYKSSKIYLRQFGQKVTPAMKKNLMVGMGENAGVVDVGEGWAVTFKVESHNHPSYIEPFQGAATGVGGIVRDIISMGARPVAVMDQLRFGAIEEADTARVVHGVVSGISFYGNCLGLPNIGGETYFDPVYQGNPLVNALSVGVLRHEDLHLANASGLGNKVVLFGARTGGDGIGGASILASDTFSAGGPTKRPAVQVGDPFAEKVLIECCLELFRDKLVEGIQDLGAAGISCATSELASNGDGGMFVELDKVLLRDPNLTAEEILMSESQERMMAVVKPELLDAFLAVTAKWDVETSVLGEVTDTGRLVINWHGEEIVNVEPRTVAVDGPVYERPVAYPTWIDALQADGASRLPRSADPEVLREQFLALLGSANLADKGWITDQYDYFVGGNTALAFPDDAGMIRVDESSGLGFAIATDANGRYCQLDPKQGARLALAEAYRNVSASGAVPSAVTDCLNFGSPENPEVMWQFSQTVEGLSDACLELEIPVTGGNVSFYNQTGSTPIFPTPVVGVLGVIDDVARRIPSGWQDEGDNIYLLGVTREELDGSAWAGTIHGHLGGLPPEVDLSRERELGELLRAGSLESLIASAHDLADGGLAQALAESVLRFGVGARVWITEIMERDGVDATTALFSESTGRVIVSVPREDDVKFRGLCEGRGYPVLRIGVTDAEVGTQPVLEIQDHFTVGLEELSSTHKATLPEYFGPVVSAKPGAGYLAKTDS
- a CDS encoding DMT family transporter; protein product: MKVAVQFIAMGVIWGASFLFMKVGLEGVSFGQVVWARLVFGAITLGIIAVATRSRLPREPIVWLHFLVVAITYCVVPYLLFAWAEQYVSSSLASIYNAVTPITTAILATLAFRVERLNRDQALGVAVGIVGVVIVVGPWQIAALTGSLWGQLACLGAVTCYGFSFGYIRRFISHRDMPATTVAVMNIGVAAVIMVALTPFVAWGPVTFSWPVLLSLLALGALGTGVVYIWNMNVLRAWGPTATSGVTYVTPVVGVALGILVLQESLSWNEPVGAVVVLLGILLTQQRVRVLTRRAVAEAPIAVAPAASGATKATDAPTPADSSTPTTQVGSVNRPE